TATCTAAAGATCATGCAAAATTGTACGGTCTTATTTGGCAAAGATTTGTTGCATGCCAAATGAATCCGGCTCAATATTTTCAACGACAAGTACTAATAGACGGTGGTGATTATCTATTTAAAGCAACCGGATCAACATTGGTGTTTGATGGTTTTTTAAAAGTTTATCAAGCAAAAAGTCCTGAAGATGACGAATTAACTATTCCAAAAGGAATAAAAGAAAGTGATAGTTTATCTCTTGAAAATTTAGATCCTAAGCAACATTTTACAAAACCTGCACCAAGATATAATGAAAGTTCATTGGTAAAAGAATTGGAAAAACAAGGTGTAGGAAGACCAAGTACCTATGCTACGATAATTTCTACAATTCAAAAAAGAAAATATGTTGATAAAGATCAGAAAAAATTTGTTCCTACAGAACTTGGAAAAGCTGTTATAAAAATGTTGGTCGAACATCTACCGGATATTATTAACGTATCATTTACAGCAAAAATGGAAGAAGATCTTGATAAAATAGCTGAGGGCAAAATTAAAAGAGATGATGTATTAAACGAATTTTACGAACCATTTAAAAAAGATCTTGCCACTTGGCTTGGAAAAGATACTAAAAAAGAAGCTTTGAAAACAAATATTAAATGTCCTGAATGTGGCGAACCACTGGTCATAAGATTTGGAAAAGCCGGAGAATTTTTAGGTTGTTCAAAATTTCCGGCATGTAATTTCACATCGCAATTTAAAAAAGATGAACAAGGAAATATTGAGCTTGTAAAAACGGAAGAACCGACAAAATCCAATATTAAATGTCCTAATTGCGGTAAAAACTTAGTTCAAAAAATAGGACGATTCGGTCCATTTTATGCCTGTCCGGGATATCCAGAATGTAAATATATCCATCAAGAAGCTTTGACCATGCCATGTCCCGAATGTAAAGGTAAAATCGTAAAACGAGTAAGTAAGCGTGGCGCTTTTTGGGGTTGCTCAAATTATCCAAAATGTAAATTCGTAATTCCGGGCGATGTAAAAGAAGAAAAATGTCCAAAATGTAAAAGCCCATATCTTTTAAAACGAAAAGATAAAGAAGGTAATATTACTTTAAGTTGCCCAAATAAAGAATGCGATTTTACAAAAAACGAAGAGTAAATTTAAAAAAATCTGAGCAAAATTGATATTAAAATCCAAATGGACTCACCTGCAAAAACACCGGACCATAAAGAATACTTACTCTCTTTATTTTTTGTAAAATACGAAAACACAGCACCAATTAAAAGACCGATAACTAAATTATTTGGCATTAAAATGCCACCAAAAACCATTGTAGGACTTATTTTTAATCTTTTTAATATCAAACCATAAATAAATCCCAATAATAAAATTTTAATATCAAAATTTAATGATTGAATTAAAAGAGCCCTACTTTTGCCTCTTTGTGCAAACAGTTCAGGTGAACCAATTTGAAATGTAGAAAATAAAAGCCAAAGAAATAATCCTATTGATATTGCAGTAAAAAATAAACCTATCCACTGATATTTTTTAATCTTTTTAAATTCTATTCCGGAAAGCTGCCCAACCTTGTAATCAAATAATAAATCAGAAGCAACGGCTGCACACACATTAAAAAAAACAACCAATAATGTAATTTGCAAATAATCAAGTTTAAAAATAAGCATCATGGGAAGCATTACAAAAGTTGCAAATCGACCGAAAGTAACAAGCCCAATTTTACCGCCGATATAAACCAATTGATATGTTGCCAAAACTACAAAAATTAAAAGTAAAATTTGACTTAAAAAACTAAATTTAAAATATGTTAAAAATGCAAAGCTCAAAAATAAAGTAATTATTAATTCAATATCAAAAAGAAATTTAAAATTGTTTTTAAAACTTTTATTTTTAATTAAATTAAAATCTAAATTAAAATTTTTAATTTTAGACCAAATTAATTTTGGTAGCCCTGTCAAACCCAATAAAAACTCAGAAACAACCAATCCGGAAGCAAATGCCGTAACAAAATCTTCAAAATTAAAAACATCAAAAATTTTAAATGGCAAATACAAAGAATGATTGTTTAACGGCAATAATATTAGATATTTTGAAAGTAATCCCACAAATAGGGGTAAAACTATACTCATGCCGGAAATATAGCCAATAGCGAGCAGCATAGGCATAGTGGCAATAACAAACTCTTTTCCAAATAAATATGGAAATACATAGAAATTTTTGGGTAAAAAACCTTTAAATCTAAGAAAACCGTCACGAAAAAAACAAATAATCCAACTGGAAGAAAATCCCAAAAAAAGCTGTTTTGCTTGCTTACCGTGTGATTGAGAGGTAATAATTTCATAAATTAGCTTACTAACCGGAAACGATAACTTTTCTTTAACTAAAAGCTTATCGGCAAAAACATGTGCCAACCAAATACCAAAACCACCAGCAGCAATACATAGAAAAAAAATAAAGACAAAAAAAGATATTGGATTTTTAATCAAATTATCAAATAATTGTTTATCCAAAAAATACAGCGTAGGCAATGAAAAACCAATACCGACGCCAACAATTCCACCAACAGAGCCAATTGTTTGTATTATTGCTAAATTTTTTATTTTATTTGATTCGGAATCTTGTTTTTTTCGTAATTTTAAAACAATCGAACTTGCAAGAACTATTGCAGGAGCAATCCATGGGCCAACCATTGTTGCCATAGAAATATAAGACAAACTTGCTGCAGCTAAAATTGTTGATATTATGCCCAAAATCAAAACAATAAGATTCATGAATTCTCCAAAAATTAAATTAAAAATGCATTTTTTTAATAAAAATAACATTTTTTTATATTTTTTAAAGATTTTTCTTGATTTTTACAATGAAATAATTTACTATTTGTATTAGAGAGTTGTTGGTTTTATATGAAAGTATAAGTCATGAGTATTTTAAAGAATAAAAATATTTTAATAAACATTGCGTCAATAGCAATAATATTTTCTACTCTGGCTTTTTATTTTTTAAAAAGCGATTCAAGTAAAACTGATCAAAATCAAGTTGAAAATATACAAGACAAACAAATTAATAAATATCAATTAAAATATGTAAAAAAATTAGAAAACGCACCTGTTTACGATTATCAAAACATGCTTGCATTAGTTGAAGAATGCAGACAAATTAAAACAAAATTTTATTCTGATTTCAACAATTTTATAACCGAAAAAATTAATTTAAAATCACTAAAAAATATGTTGGAAAAATTGCAAAAAGAACGCGATATGTTCAGAACATATCTTTACGAAAACAACGTATTTCATAATAGAACCGAAGCATCAAGAAAAAGAGATTCTTTAAAATACTATTTTCGAGTAATAGAAGATAATCTTGATGAAGTAAAAAACATGATAGAAAAATTTAGTCTAAATATAAAACTAAAAATTAATGATCACATTAATGATTCTTACTTAGAAAAAGCAATTAAATTAAGTAGCCTTGATTAAGCAACGCTTTTTTTCAAAAACTTATTAATTTTTTTAGAATATAGATCCGAAAAAGTTGAACAAATGTAACCATGTTCGCATACCGGTGTTATTAGAATTTTGGATTTTTCATTTGCGCATGAATACATATCTATACTATCTTTAATATCAACGATTTTATCTTTACATGCATGAATAAATAATATTGGTTGTTTAATATTATTGATACCTTCTATAACATTAACACCATCAATATCACAATCAGCTGCAAAATTAACCATCTTTTTTACAACATAAGCAAATGGAATTGATGGTAATCCGGATTTAGCTTTAAAAGATCTTGATATTACATCTGTCAAATTTGCATATGCTGAATCAATAACCAAAGCATTACACAAGTCAGGTCGCCTCTTTAAGGCCTCAATTGCGACAGCTCCACCCATAGATATTCCTAAGATAAATACAGGTAAATTTCTTGAGAAAAATCCTCTGGACGCCGATGTATCATTTAAAAAATCTACTGCAGCAAAAATATCTTTATATTCAAGGCAACCTAAAGTTCTAAATCGACCTTCGCTTTTACCATGACCTCTAAAATCAAACATTAAAATATTGTAATTTGGAAACAAATCGATGATGGAACTTACCATCTCTTTACAACTTTGGTATCCATGAGCAAGAATCAAATTTCCGGATGCCCATTTACGTTTTACAAAATAGCCGGATAATCGAATGCCATCCTGAGTATTAAAATTTACCTGAGTTATATCGTATTTTTTAAATAAATCTTCTTTTATTTGCGCCGCAACAACAGATAATCGTTTACCATTTTTAAGTTTTAAATCATAAGGACTTACAAGTTTTTTGAATGCAAAAAAAGAAATAATTAAGATTAATAAAACTAATACCGGCAAAAGAAAATAAATAAATCGTAAAAATTTATTATTGCGTCTTCTCACAGTTTTAACCCATCTTTATAAATATTTTTTCCTGCTAAAAAATGCCAATGCATATGAAAAACGGATTGACCGGCATTCGCACCATTATTTGATACCAAATTAAACGCAACCGGCTCAGATTGATTATTTTGTGCTGCTATTTCTATTGATAAATCACGAGCGACTTGTCCCATTTTTGAAAGTATAAAAAGCTCTTCGTCTTTTATCACACATAAATTTTCAATATGTTTTTTAGGAATTATTAAATAGTGATAAGGCGATTTGGGGTAAAGATCTTTGATCACCATTAAGTCTTCAGTTTCTTTTATGATTGTACTTGGTATTTGTTTTTGAATTATTTTACAAAATATGCAATTGGAACTAAACACGACTATCTCCATAGACTAAATTAAGAAATATTTTATTGATTGTTTTTTATGGCCCGCCGTAAGTTTTTTATTTATATTTTTATACTATGGCGAAGTATGGCCTGCCAGCCATAGCTCTTCAGAGCGACGGCTGGTGCCGAAGGTCGGACTCGAACCGACACAGTGTTACCACCACGAGATTTTGAGTCTCGCGCGTCTACCAGTTTCGCCACTTCGGCAATCAATAATGTCTAAGATTACGCTTTTAATCTAACAAAACAACGATTACAGTCAAGCTATTTTTCATTAATTTTTCAATATTTTAGATACCAAAATTTGACTATTTTCCTCAAATGCGATATTAAATTCTTTTTACATAAAAATTTATACCATTTTTTCAGGAGTTTATATGAACAAAAAATTACAACTTTTATTTGCGGTAATAGCATTATCCGGATTTTCAAATCTTTTCAGTATGGGTGAAAATTCTATAATAGATCTTTTTGATGAAAAAACTATTAAAGAAATAATAGAATTACCAAATCTTGGTAAAAATCTTCCAGGTTATTTAGTAATTGGAAAAGATAATAATTATTATCTAGTATATAAAGATGAAACAGGAATAACGATAGAAAAAAATAAATAGCTAGAAAACTCCAGCCATATTAAATATTGGCAAATAGATAGACAACATTAAAAATACAATTATTAATCCTATAAAAATTAATAATATAGGCTGAAAAATAGTTACCAGATTTTTTATATTTTGCTCTAAAATTTGTTTACAATAAAAAGCTGAGCGCTCAAGAAGATTGCTCAGCTTTCCGGTTTTTTCACCAACATGTACAAATGCAATAATATTTTCCGGAATAAAATCACTACAATATTTTTTTAGAGCAATAAAAAATGGCTCGCCATTTATAACTAAATTTTTACTTGCCAATAATCTTTCTTTCAAATAAGAATTGTCAATTACATCTATTGAATAATCCAAAGATTTTTTAAGATCAATACCGCAAGCTAAAAACATTGATAAAATTTGAAAAAAATTAACTAAATCATAAAAGATAAAATATGTTTTAAAAATATAAACGTTAAAAAA
The nucleotide sequence above comes from Candidatus Dependentiae bacterium. Encoded proteins:
- the topA gene encoding type I DNA topoisomerase, which gives rise to MGIKKKNTKNMNYDTKLLIVESPAKIKTISKFLGSDFKIMSTFGHVKDLPPKKLGISRDEKDNHIELEYVPIKDKAKTIAEICKQASRSGEIYLASDPDREGEIISWHIGQEIAKVFSDKSKIYRITFNEITKTAILAAIDDKSTVNMKMVRAQQARRILDRWVGYEVSPILWKKLSKGLSAGRVQSVALLLICNREEEILNFKPEEYWTITGKFKFQDSTIDAELFKIKNKEFKLSNKEIVDKTVALIKKENYKIQKITEQKKARNPLAPFMTSTLQQDAYNKLGFSVEKTMVIAQKLYEGLPLSDPDKPEALITYMRTDSLRLSDTALNSSRDYILQKFGSDYLPNVANIYSKKGAQDAHEAIRPIDVEITPQKVTQYLSKDHAKLYGLIWQRFVACQMNPAQYFQRQVLIDGGDYLFKATGSTLVFDGFLKVYQAKSPEDDELTIPKGIKESDSLSLENLDPKQHFTKPAPRYNESSLVKELEKQGVGRPSTYATIISTIQKRKYVDKDQKKFVPTELGKAVIKMLVEHLPDIINVSFTAKMEEDLDKIAEGKIKRDDVLNEFYEPFKKDLATWLGKDTKKEALKTNIKCPECGEPLVIRFGKAGEFLGCSKFPACNFTSQFKKDEQGNIELVKTEEPTKSNIKCPNCGKNLVQKIGRFGPFYACPGYPECKYIHQEALTMPCPECKGKIVKRVSKRGAFWGCSNYPKCKFVIPGDVKEEKCPKCKSPYLLKRKDKEGNITLSCPNKECDFTKNEE
- a CDS encoding OPT/YSL family transporter, translated to MNLIVLILGIISTILAAASLSYISMATMVGPWIAPAIVLASSIVLKLRKKQDSESNKIKNLAIIQTIGSVGGIVGVGIGFSLPTLYFLDKQLFDNLIKNPISFFVFIFFLCIAAGGFGIWLAHVFADKLLVKEKLSFPVSKLIYEIITSQSHGKQAKQLFLGFSSSWIICFFRDGFLRFKGFLPKNFYVFPYLFGKEFVIATMPMLLAIGYISGMSIVLPLFVGLLSKYLILLPLNNHSLYLPFKIFDVFNFEDFVTAFASGLVVSEFLLGLTGLPKLIWSKIKNFNLDFNLIKNKSFKNNFKFLFDIELIITLFLSFAFLTYFKFSFLSQILLLIFVVLATYQLVYIGGKIGLVTFGRFATFVMLPMMLIFKLDYLQITLLVVFFNVCAAVASDLLFDYKVGQLSGIEFKKIKKYQWIGLFFTAISIGLFLWLLFSTFQIGSPELFAQRGKSRALLIQSLNFDIKILLLGFIYGLILKRLKISPTMVFGGILMPNNLVIGLLIGAVFSYFTKNKESKYSLWSGVFAGESIWILISILLRFF
- a CDS encoding lysophospholipase: MRRRNNKFLRFIYFLLPVLVLLILIISFFAFKKLVSPYDLKLKNGKRLSVVAAQIKEDLFKKYDITQVNFNTQDGIRLSGYFVKRKWASGNLILAHGYQSCKEMVSSIIDLFPNYNILMFDFRGHGKSEGRFRTLGCLEYKDIFAAVDFLNDTSASRGFFSRNLPVFILGISMGGAVAIEALKRRPDLCNALVIDSAYANLTDVISRSFKAKSGLPSIPFAYVVKKMVNFAADCDIDGVNVIEGINNIKQPILFIHACKDKIVDIKDSIDMYSCANEKSKILITPVCEHGYICSTFSDLYSKKINKFLKKSVA
- a CDS encoding HIT domain-containing protein gives rise to the protein MEIVVFSSNCIFCKIIQKQIPSTIIKETEDLMVIKDLYPKSPYHYLIIPKKHIENLCVIKDEELFILSKMGQVARDLSIEIAAQNNQSEPVAFNLVSNNGANAGQSVFHMHWHFLAGKNIYKDGLKL